Within Oncorhynchus nerka isolate Pitt River linkage group LG8, Oner_Uvic_2.0, whole genome shotgun sequence, the genomic segment CAGTTTATTATTAATCACCCATTCTGATACTtaaggggctcccgagtggtggagcggtctaaggcactgcatctcagtgctggaggcgtgactatagaccctggtttgattccaggctgtatcacaaccggccgtgattgggagtcccatagcgcGGCGCACAATAGGCCCAACCTTGTTCTCCTTGAAACATATATTTTCCtcaatttctttctctctctgccctctttcTATAAACAGCTAATTAAATTGTGCTAAATGTCCTCTGAGAGCTTTAGATTTAACGCCTCTCGAGAGTTTATACCTTATGCTGGATATGAATATTAGTAATAAATTAATATTATACATATATTCTAAACCCCTCTTGTTCTGCTTTTGTAATTCTCATCTTCAGTGTCCGTCTCCCGCTCTCCCCAGGTCTGTTGTGTGTGTCCGTGCTTCCCCCGAGGCGGGGGTCGTTCTATGTAGAGCATGGGACGGGGGTGTCGGTGGGTACAGTGCTTGCCTTCTGGTGCAGGGAGGGCTACCAGCTGGTGGGCAGTGATAAGATCTCCTGCAGCGTCCGGGCAGGCAAACCCCAGTGGAGCAACTTCCTGCCAGTCTGTGAGGGTGAGACATCACAGCTGGTCCAATCCCTAGCTAGCCCTTTAGCTCCAAGCCTCTTCTCCTATTCTGTGCCCATTTCTCCCAGCTCATACCCTCCTTCCCTAACTCCGCTACACATTTCTCCTACCCTTCTTTCCTAGCTCCCACCCCTGCAGTAATCACAGATATTCAGAAATATATCTGAAGTGACATGATACGTGAAAGTAATTTGGCTATCCCTTGATCTGCCTTCCCCTTCAGCCATCCCGAGGCCAGAGGACCGGGGTCTGCGCGTGGCCGTGCTGGCCTCGGTGGTCAGTGGCATTGTCATCCTGgcaatgtctctctccttcatcatCTGCTGCCTGCAGGAACGCACTGGGAAGGACAGGGGCTCCAGGAGGGACGGCAGGATCAGGTACACTACGCAGACCCACACGCATTCACAGACGCaggcaagcgcacacacacatttgaaATGCTTTATTTTAATCCACAAATTAGATATCAGTCTTCTTATCCATACAGCAAGGCTGCCCATGACCGCTGGCACAGAGCAGTACCTCGCCAGATGCTTTGCCTTTGTGCGATGCAGGCCTGCAATCTGAACGCATGTACTGTCAACCTGGCCGAGACCCCCAAATATCAGCACTACAAGTTTGCACTGATAACCAAGGCTGTTCAGGCGTGACACAGGGGTCTGGTATTTCAGCAACTTGGCAGCAAATGCCTGCTCCATGCTGTAGTCAAAAGAGCAACACACTTCCAaaatgaacacctccctctggcctccctccacaacaacaacatctggcATATTTGGTATATATCAAAATCATACAGACACGCATACTTCAAACCTTTACCggaaagaggagacagaggtgatATTGATGGAGATGATGATGATTACCTCTCTCCAGGCGTAGAGACACGCGGTCTTCTCGGCGTAGTGAGTGctggctggagagagaggagggggattggGACACGTTCCCCCCTCCTAAGATCTTCCACCTGTCCCAGCGGCCGGACCTCCGGCTGGCTGCAGAGAGCCCGGTCTACCTAGGGGGCATGGCCGGCTTCGACAACCGCGGATACCAGAGGTGAGAACCTGAGATCTACTGTATGAACCGAAACGTGTTGTAAATATCAATTGGAACCTGCTACTGTATGCACCTACTGTATGCACCTACTGTATGCCTAATACATTGGTTTGTAGAGAAATGTTGTTTCCACTGATTCTaaggtctctcgctctctctctctctaggagtcAGGAGAGCCTACTGAAGGCCACCCTTCCTGGTCTGTTCAGGACGGAGAGTCAGATCATCTACCCCCACGTGGTGCTCCAGAGAGTCCCCACCCCCACCGCCCCGACTGCCCCTACAGCCCCTGTCTACCTCCACAATATGCCCTCCAACTCTGCCTCCAACTCTGGATGTGCTCCCACACAGCCACACCACATGCCCCCATACCCTACCCCGCAGTATTCCATCCACAACTCCACCCCCCAGCGAGTTCCATGGCAAACGCAGCGCCATTGAACTGTcactgtcccctctctctttctccctctctgtaggtCAAGGGTCAAGGAGGAAGGATCAAATAACACACTATTCCCTAATAAGTGTGCTacttttgagcagagccctatgcaGTTAACATACACGTTTTGGTCAGCGGTAGCGTaatacatagggaataaggtgttaTTTGAGAACAGCCCTCAGACCCCTGTCAGTGAGATGCTTCTACTACTGCAAGGATAGATGGATGGGACACGtgctactgtacatactgtatgatatgaactgacagacagacagacagacagacagacagacaagagggTATTTTCCAGCACTTTCTAACTCCTCGCCTCTTCTCTCAGTGGGGAAGCCCTTTCTGCTGTTTCTAGTGTCTCTCTACACGGCAGAGAAGGGTTTTCtatctctaccatcctctctctgtctcctgtcgacttttggtccttttgtggtgtcCTCCATTTTCACAAGATCATTCTTCCTATTAGTCTTCTGATTGGTCGAAGTCACCCTCAGA encodes:
- the LOC115133167 gene encoding uncharacterized protein LOC115133167, whose product is MSRGGRPLCGWARMWPLACALALAACSSVSPLLQETTSDPPIATETQTEVWTQPDHQTEAQTLAEFQTQPELQTEAQTVAQTQTELQTQPELQTESPTELESQAATINHTGLLCVSVLPPRRGSFYVEHGTGVSVGTVLAFWCREGYQLVGSDKISCSVRAGKPQWSNFLPVCEAIPRPEDRGLRVAVLASVVSGIVILAMSLSFIICCLQERTGKDRGSRRDGRIRRRDTRSSRRSECWLEREEGDWDTFPPPKIFHLSQRPDLRLAAESPVYLGGMAGFDNRGYQRSQESLLKATLPGLFRTESQIIYPHVVLQRVPTPTAPTAPTAPVYLHNMPSNSASNSGCAPTQPHHMPPYPTPQYSIHNSTPQRVPWQTQRH